A genomic region of Melanotaenia boesemani isolate fMelBoe1 chromosome 13, fMelBoe1.pri, whole genome shotgun sequence contains the following coding sequences:
- the LOC121652246 gene encoding uncharacterized protein LOC121652246, with protein sequence MIRSHGSKMVTHSEVVNDYILEDKLVEMWPDYPCLYVVTLSDFKNRDKREQAFKEMAARLDQTVEWVKIKIRLLRNSYTKARKPQTSGSARKHLTKRSKWLLEKLQFLAPYIAARPTITNLDTPSPSDTAGSEDTIDVLDDGQSEDPNDTSSVFESEADEGESSTSTSTPKFTKQPIIRPNHLKRQRDAEEYQLIKGLAESITQRNKAQKKSVEDNAVCAFGRYVTQTLSEFDPYTRNMAQFHINNI encoded by the exons ATGATTCGCTCACATGGTTCCAAGATGGTGACCCACAGCGAAGTTGTCAATGACTACATTTTGGAAGATAAATTGGTCGAAATGTGGCCAGACTATCCCTGTTTATATGTCGTCACCTTGTCGGACTTTAAAAACAGGGACAAGCGCGAGCAGGCATTCAAGGAGATGGCAGCAAGATTGGACCAGACAG TGGAgtgggtgaaaataaaaataagattgcTGCGGAACAGCTATACCAAGGCCAGAAAACCTCAAACAAGTGGAAGTGCCAGGAAACACTTGACCAAACGTTCCAAATGGCTTTTGGAAAAACTGCAATTTCTTGCTCCCTACATCGCTGCTCGGCCAACAATAACAAACTTGGATACG cCATCACCATCTGATACAGCTGGCAGTGAGGACACCATTGACGTGCTAGATGATGGCCAAAGTGAAGACCCCAATGATACATCTTCTGTCTTTGAAAGTGAAGCTGATGAAGGAGAAAGCAGTACAAGCACATCTACCCCCAAATTCACAAAACAACCCATCATACGACCAAACCATCTGAAACGGCAACGAGATGCTGAAGAATATCAGTTGATAAAAGGGTTGGCTGAGTCAATTACTCAGAGAAACAAGgcacaaaaaaaatcagtggAAGATAATGCAGTTTGTGCATTTGGTCGGTATGTCACACAAACGTTGTCTGAGTTTGATCCATACACTAGAAACATGGCCCAATtccatattaataatatttga